A single genomic interval of Deltaproteobacteria bacterium harbors:
- a CDS encoding GGDEF domain-containing protein encodes MSGDDHDSGWEEATRTVMLPDVGAGERADKAYLIVLAGSRVGEMVRVGESLSIGRSMQADFRVTDDGVSRIHVELHANPDGTVRADDSGSRNGTYVNGERITTVVLRDGDKIQIGSTTILKFSYADNLEESFQQRMYEAALRDPLTRLYNRRHLLEQLESEFSYVMRHRTPLSLVLMDIDHFKGINDRFGHLVGDAVLVRFSEVIRNAIRVEDLAARYGGEEFVLVCRGVQVAGGLNIANRIRQVVERTQFMPERPELNVTISAGVAGVPEHTIGTSQALLDAADQALYQAKRSGRNRCCVFGP; translated from the coding sequence ATGAGCGGTGACGATCACGACAGCGGCTGGGAGGAGGCGACCCGCACGGTGATGTTGCCCGACGTGGGCGCCGGGGAGCGGGCGGACAAGGCCTATCTGATCGTTCTGGCGGGCAGTCGCGTGGGCGAAATGGTGCGGGTGGGCGAGTCGCTCTCCATCGGCCGCAGCATGCAGGCCGACTTCCGCGTGACCGACGACGGGGTGTCGCGCATCCACGTCGAGCTGCATGCCAACCCGGACGGCACGGTTCGCGCCGACGATTCGGGGAGCCGCAACGGCACCTACGTCAACGGCGAGCGCATCACGACCGTCGTCCTGCGCGACGGGGACAAGATCCAGATCGGCTCCACCACCATCCTCAAGTTCTCGTACGCGGACAACCTGGAGGAGTCCTTCCAGCAACGGATGTACGAGGCGGCGCTTCGCGACCCGCTGACCCGGCTCTACAACCGGCGCCACCTCCTCGAGCAACTCGAGAGCGAGTTCAGCTACGTGATGCGCCACCGGACGCCGCTCAGCCTCGTGCTCATGGACATCGACCACTTCAAGGGGATCAACGACCGCTTCGGGCACCTCGTCGGCGACGCCGTGCTGGTGCGCTTCTCCGAGGTGATACGGAACGCGATCCGCGTGGAGGACCTCGCGGCCCGCTACGGCGGCGAGGAGTTCGTGCTCGTCTGCCGGGGAGTGCAGGTCGCCGGTGGCCTGAACATCGCCAACCGCATCCGGCAGGTCGTGGAGCGCACGCAGTTCATGCCCGAGCGACCCGAGCTGAACGTCACGATCAGCGCGGGGGTCGCCGGGGTTCCCGAACACACCATCGGCACCTCCCAGGCGCTCCTCGATGCGGCCGACCAGGCGCTCTACCAGGCCAAACGCTCGGGGCGGAACCGCTGCTGCGTCTTCGGTCCCTGA